One Alnus glutinosa chromosome 3, dhAlnGlut1.1, whole genome shotgun sequence genomic region harbors:
- the LOC133864248 gene encoding 3-ketoacyl-CoA synthase 1 produces MDSVEMDKERITAEMAFKDSSSAVIKIRRRLPNFLQSVKLKYVKLGYGYSCNPATILMFLVISPLALSLVLQLAGLKLDRFSELWTNRAAWFDNLNAATRTAASASLLILFALYWAKRSRPVYLVDFSCYKPDDERKVTGDYFLKITEDSGAFEEDSIRFQRRIASRSGLGEETYLPKGITSRPPNFSMEEARSEAEAVMFGALDALFEKTGVRPKDIGIVIVNCSLFNPTPSLSAMIVNHYKLRTDIKTFNLGGMGCSAGVISIDLAKDLLNANPNSYAIVVSTENITLNWYFGNDRSMLLCNCIFRMGGAAVLLSNRARDRGRSKYELVHTVRTHKGADNQNYNCVYQREDDKGTVGVSLARELMAVAGDALKTNITTLGPLVLPFSEQFMFFVTLVRKKILKAKVKPYIPNFKLAFEHFCIHAGGRAVLDELQKNLQLSEWHMEPSRMTLHRFGNTSSSSLWYELAYTEAKGRVCGGDRVWQIAFGSGFKCNSAVWRALRPIPVVDCRGNPWVDSVARYPVEVPAGKDGHAA; encoded by the coding sequence ATGGACAGTGTAGAGATGGATAAGGAGAGGATAACGGCGGAAATGGCTTTCAAAGACTCGTCCTCCGCCGTTATCAAAATCCGGCGACGCCTGCCGAATTTCTTACAGTCTGTGAAGCTCAAGTACGTCAAATTAGGCTATGGGTACTCATGTAACCCTGCCACGATACTAATGTTTCTTGTAATTTCACCTCTCGCCCTATCCCTTGTGCTTCAGCTTGCCGGTCTAAAACTGGACCGGTTTTCCGAGTTATGGACAAACCGGGCAGCTTGGTTCGATAACCTCAACGCTGCCACACGAACAGCTGCTTCCGCTTCGCTGCTCATTCTTTTCGCCCTCTACTGGGCCAAGCGGTCCAGACCGGTTTATCTCGTAGACTTTTCGTGTTACAAACCGGACGACGAACGAAAGGTGACCGGGGACTATTTCTTGAAGATAACTGAAGATAGCGGCGCATTCGAGGAGGACAGCATCCGGTTTCAGAGACGAATAGCGTCCCGTTCCGGCCTTGGCGAAGAGACGTATTTACCGAAAGGAATTACGTCCAGACCGCCCAACTTCAGCATGGAAGAGGCCCGGTCTGAGGCCGAGGCCGTCATGTTCGGTGCATTGGATGCGCTTTTTGAGAAAACCGGCGTTCGACCAAAAGACATCGGAATCGTTATTGTGAACTGTAGCTTATTCAATCCAACCCCATCTCTCTCCGCTATGATTGTCAACCACTACAAGCTTCGAACCGACATTAAGACCTTCAACCTTGGGGGCATGGGTTGCAGCGCCGGGGTTATATCCATCGACCTGGCAAAGGATCTCCTTAATGCAAACCCTAACTCGTACGCCATCGTCGTCAGCACCGAAAACATTACTCTCAATTGGTACTTCGGCAATGACCGCTCCATGTTATTATGCAACTGCATATTCCGCATGGGCGGTGCGGCGGTGCTCTTGTCGAACCGGGCACGGGACCGGGGCCGGTCCAAGTACGAGCTGGTCCACACCGTCCGAACCCACAAAGGCGCGGACAACCAAAATTACAACTGTGTCTATCAGAGAGAGGATGACAAAGGAACTGTCGGGGTTTCGCTCGCTCGAGAACTCATGGCGGTGGCCGGAGACGCATTGAAAACGAATATCACGACTCTGGGCCCTTTGGTTCTGCCGTTTTCTGAGCAATTCATGTTCTTTGTGACGTTGGTGAGGAAGAAGATCCTGAAAGCGAAGGTGAAGCCGTATATACCGAACTTCAAGCTGGCATTCGAGCACTTCTGTATACACGCAGGCGGGAGGGCGGTGTTGGACGAGCTACAGAAGAACTTGCAGCTCAGCGAGTGGCACATGGAGCCGTCCAGGATGACGCTGCACCGGTTCGGGAACACGTCGAGCAGCTCGTTGTGGTACGAGCTGGCGTACACAGAGGCCAAGGGCCGAGTCTGCGGGGGCGACCGTGTCTGGCAGATTGCGTTCGGGTCGGGCTTCAAGTGTAACAGCGCGGTTTGGAGGGCTCTCAGGCCCATTCCTGTGGTTGATTGCCGAGGAAACCCCTGGGTCGACTCAGTCGCTAGGTACCCGGTTGAGGTTCCTGCTGGGAAGGATGGCCACGCGGCGTAG